In the Corynebacterium gerontici genome, one interval contains:
- a CDS encoding glucose-6-phosphate dehydrogenase assembly protein OpcA — protein MIFELPNTDTREISKTLVRARETGGQVTTSRVLTLIIVAKESDDVEAITKATTEASREHPSRVILLVSGDEDATSSLDASVSIGGDAGASELVIMRLQGEVAKHLVHVVTPLLLPDTPIVAWWPSSAPVNPSEDPIGKIAQRRITDTYNDPPADALYNRRNNYASGDSDLSWARITPWRGVVASSLDLPPHEEVHDVRVFGAAENPSVDLAAGWLANRLGVTVTRHACDMEDALDEFGQSAIPVKRVELDRPSGTMVLEMQEDQSTLALSIPGRATALVALNRRSESDCLAEELRHLDPDIAYADTLKCLNHIEFATDTPAS, from the coding sequence ATGATTTTCGAACTCCCAAACACTGACACCCGTGAAATATCGAAGACTTTGGTTCGCGCCCGGGAAACCGGCGGGCAAGTAACCACAAGCCGTGTGCTTACGCTCATCATCGTCGCGAAAGAAAGCGACGATGTTGAGGCCATTACGAAGGCCACGACGGAGGCTTCTCGTGAACACCCTTCACGCGTGATTCTTTTGGTTAGCGGCGATGAAGATGCCACCTCTTCCCTGGATGCATCAGTGAGCATCGGCGGTGACGCCGGGGCTTCGGAGCTGGTGATTATGCGCTTACAAGGTGAAGTGGCCAAGCACCTGGTGCACGTTGTGACGCCCCTGCTGTTGCCGGATACCCCGATCGTGGCATGGTGGCCCTCATCTGCACCTGTGAACCCGAGCGAAGATCCCATCGGAAAGATCGCACAACGGCGTATCACTGACACCTACAACGATCCGCCGGCTGACGCGCTATACAACCGCCGTAATAACTATGCTTCCGGCGATTCGGACCTCAGTTGGGCCCGCATTACACCTTGGCGTGGCGTCGTGGCTTCTTCGCTCGATCTTCCACCGCACGAAGAAGTGCACGACGTTCGAGTGTTCGGCGCTGCAGAAAATCCCAGCGTTGACCTCGCAGCGGGTTGGCTGGCGAACCGCCTAGGCGTGACGGTCACCCGCCATGCGTGCGATATGGAGGACGCCCTCGATGAATTTGGCCAGAGTGCCATTCCAGTAAAACGGGTCGAGTTGGATAGGCCCTCAGGGACGATGGTGCTGGAGATGCAAGAAGATCAGTCCACGCTGGCGCTGAGCATTCCTGGGCGTGCTACGGCGCTTGTGGCCTTGAACCGTCGCTCTGAATCGGATTGTCTTGCAGAAGAGCTGCGTCACCTCGACCCCGACATCGCCTACGCAGACACTCTCAAGTGTCTGAACCACATCGAATTCGCCACTGACACACCCGCCTCATAA
- the pgl gene encoding 6-phosphogluconolactonase: protein MPLETIKVQDLDAVIQRAANGIEQVLRSARQGSGLYQDGMARIVLTGGGAGIGTLQELARRGTDISNAHFFFGDERNVPSEHPDSNEGQARAALLEAAEIPEAQIHGMQLDGSAMQEAADAYEQAIKEFAPDGFDLHLLGMGGEGHINSLFPESSATAERERLVCPVEDSPKPPAQRVTLTLPAVALAQRVWLLVAGEEKAEAVRMLQAAVSPDQCPAAGAHGREETLLIVAENACT, encoded by the coding sequence ATGCCGCTAGAAACTATCAAAGTTCAAGACCTCGATGCCGTGATTCAACGCGCCGCAAACGGCATTGAGCAGGTGCTGCGCAGTGCAAGACAGGGATCGGGTCTATACCAGGACGGCATGGCAAGAATCGTCCTCACCGGCGGAGGCGCTGGCATTGGCACTCTTCAGGAACTCGCTCGACGGGGCACGGACATCTCTAACGCGCACTTCTTCTTCGGCGATGAACGAAACGTGCCGTCAGAGCATCCAGATTCAAATGAGGGCCAAGCACGCGCAGCGCTTCTTGAAGCCGCGGAGATCCCCGAGGCACAGATCCACGGCATGCAACTCGACGGTTCCGCCATGCAGGAGGCTGCCGACGCCTATGAACAGGCAATCAAAGAATTTGCACCCGATGGTTTCGATCTCCATCTTTTGGGCATGGGTGGCGAAGGCCACATCAATTCGCTCTTCCCCGAAAGTAGTGCAACGGCGGAGCGCGAGCGCCTAGTGTGTCCCGTGGAAGACTCTCCTAAACCACCAGCTCAGCGCGTCACGTTGACGCTTCCAGCCGTTGCGCTCGCTCAGCGCGTGTGGTTGCTCGTGGCCGGTGAGGAAAAGGCCGAGGCAGTTCGAATGTTGCAGGCTGCGGTTTCGCCCGATCAGTGCCCTGCGGCAGGTGCTCACGGGCGCGAAGAAACATTGTTGATCGTAGCTGAGAACGCCTGCACTTAA